The proteins below come from a single Salvia miltiorrhiza cultivar Shanhuang (shh) unplaced genomic scaffold, IMPLAD_Smil_shh original_scaffold_190, whole genome shotgun sequence genomic window:
- the LOC131003312 gene encoding uncharacterized protein LOC131003312: protein MGSLMAGWGSNVEDPKAVKFTRNKSLTKDEIEAFWKSKKLKEEEHLRDISLLSPRTQKIIFEEAVERCEGAEKDLLELQKNGWWISSNWAFLNEPPVIPQEGSGHKYVSQYHVADVTGSTTAHGRTGVSS, encoded by the exons ATGGGTTCTCTTATGGCAGGTTGGGGATCTAATGTCGAAGATCCTAAAGCTG TTAAGTTTACAAGGAATAAATCACTGACCAAGGATGAAATTGAAGCCTTTTGGAAATCGAAGAAACTGAAAGAGGAGGAACACCTAAGAGATATCTCTCTTCTCTCACCTCGAACCCAg AAAATTATATTCGAAGAAGCTGTTGAAAGATGTGAGGGTGCAGAAAAGGATCTCCTAGAGTTACAAAAGAATGGCTG gtGGATAAGCAGTAACTGGGCATTTCTGAATGAACCACCGGTAATTCCACAAGAAGGCAGTGGACACAAGTATGTATCACAGTACCATGTTGCTGATGTAACCGGTTCGACCACGGCCCACGGGCGGACCGGCGTCAGTTCGTAA